The following are encoded in a window of Pseudomonas sp. St316 genomic DNA:
- a CDS encoding NAD-dependent epimerase/dehydratase family protein, which translates to MKVLVTGANGFVGKNLVAHLQERRDVQVVRFGREQAACDLLSNLEGVDFVFHLAGVNRPQRVEEFSEGNSGLTATLCAAIKATGRSIPVIYTSSIQAEVDNPYGTSKRGAERALLELSEQQGSPVYLYRLPNVFGKWARPDYNSAVATFCHNIVRDLPITLNNPAAPLQLVYIDDVVKSFIDVMDGNAAPGPYQDVQPVYDTTVGALADQLQAFKRSRETMVTERVGTGLVRALYSTYLSYFPPEVFTYELPKHGDSRGVFVEMLKTPDAGQFSYFTAHPGITRGGHYHHSKTEKFLVIKGQACFRFRHIVSGEFYELHTGGDTPQVVETVPGWTHDITNTGDTEMIVMLWANEIFDRERPDTYTMAVGTQA; encoded by the coding sequence ATGAAAGTCCTTGTTACCGGCGCCAACGGCTTCGTCGGCAAAAACCTTGTTGCACACCTGCAGGAGCGCCGAGACGTCCAAGTGGTCCGATTCGGTCGTGAACAGGCCGCTTGCGACTTGTTGTCGAACCTGGAGGGTGTGGACTTCGTATTTCACCTGGCCGGCGTCAATCGCCCGCAGCGTGTGGAAGAATTCAGCGAAGGTAATAGCGGCCTGACCGCGACGTTGTGCGCCGCCATCAAGGCCACCGGTCGGTCAATTCCCGTGATCTACACCTCGTCCATACAGGCCGAGGTGGACAACCCTTATGGAACGAGCAAGCGGGGCGCGGAACGCGCACTCCTGGAGCTTTCAGAACAGCAAGGCTCACCGGTCTATCTCTATCGCTTGCCCAACGTTTTCGGGAAATGGGCCCGGCCGGACTATAACTCGGCTGTGGCAACGTTCTGCCATAACATCGTTCGTGACTTGCCGATCACCCTCAATAACCCGGCTGCTCCATTGCAGTTGGTGTATATCGATGATGTGGTCAAAAGCTTCATCGACGTGATGGATGGCAATGCCGCGCCTGGCCCCTACCAGGACGTCCAGCCGGTCTACGACACTACGGTCGGGGCGCTGGCGGATCAATTGCAGGCGTTCAAGCGCAGCCGGGAAACCATGGTGACCGAACGGGTCGGAACCGGTTTGGTCCGCGCGCTGTATTCGACTTATCTAAGCTATTTCCCCCCTGAAGTATTTACCTACGAATTGCCCAAGCATGGTGATTCGCGGGGCGTCTTCGTCGAAATGCTCAAGACCCCGGACGCGGGTCAGTTCTCCTACTTCACTGCCCATCCCGGTATCACGCGGGGAGGGCATTACCATCACAGCAAGACCGAGAAGTTCCTGGTCATCAAGGGGCAGGCCTGCTTCCGTTTCCGGCATATCGTCAGCGGTGAGTTCTATGAGCTCCACACGGGCGGCGACACCCCGCAAGTGGTCGAAACGGTACCGGGTTGGACCCATGACATTACCAATACCGGCGATACCGAAATGATCGTGATGCTGTGGGCCAACGAGATTTTCGACCGTGAACGGCCAGACACCTACACCATGGCAGTTGGCACCCAGGCCTGA
- the wecB gene encoding UDP-N-acetylglucosamine 2-epimerase (non-hydrolyzing) translates to MKKLKIVTVVGTRPEIIRLSRVMAALDKYCEHILVHTGQNYDYELNEIFFQDLGIRKPDHFLNAAGSTGAETIGNVIIAVDRVLATIQPEALLVLGDTNSCMAVIPAKRRKIPTFHMEAGNRCFDMRVPEEINRRIVDHTADINLTYSTIARDYLLGEGLPADRVIKTGSPMFEVLNHYRDSIVASDVLERLGLEAGKFFVVSAHREENVDSDKNFLKMVEVLNTVASTFGQPVIVSTHPRTQKRVDAMGIVFHENVRLLKPLGFMDYNKLQLESRAVLSDSGTINEESSILNFPALNLREAHERPEGMEEAAVMMVGLEVERVLQGLNILQGQLSGTERSLRLVADYSMPNVSEKVARIVHSYTDYVNRVVWKRY, encoded by the coding sequence CTGAAAAAGCTGAAAATCGTCACCGTCGTCGGAACGCGTCCGGAAATCATTCGCCTGTCCCGGGTGATGGCTGCGCTGGATAAGTACTGCGAGCACATATTGGTGCATACCGGGCAGAACTACGATTACGAATTGAATGAGATTTTTTTCCAGGACCTGGGCATTCGCAAGCCTGACCACTTCCTGAACGCCGCCGGAAGCACCGGTGCCGAAACCATTGGTAACGTGATCATCGCGGTGGACCGGGTATTGGCGACCATTCAGCCGGAGGCCTTGCTGGTCCTGGGCGATACCAACAGTTGCATGGCGGTCATTCCAGCCAAGCGCCGCAAGATTCCTACGTTCCATATGGAAGCCGGGAACCGCTGTTTTGACATGCGCGTCCCCGAAGAGATCAATCGACGCATCGTCGATCACACGGCAGACATCAACCTGACCTACAGCACCATCGCCCGTGATTACCTGCTGGGCGAGGGGTTGCCTGCCGATCGTGTGATCAAGACGGGCAGCCCGATGTTCGAAGTGCTCAACCACTACCGCGACAGCATCGTGGCGTCGGACGTCCTTGAACGGCTTGGCCTGGAAGCTGGCAAGTTCTTCGTGGTCAGCGCACACCGGGAAGAGAACGTCGACTCGGACAAGAACTTCCTCAAGATGGTCGAGGTGCTCAACACCGTCGCCAGTACGTTCGGCCAGCCCGTGATCGTCTCCACCCATCCGCGTACCCAGAAACGCGTGGATGCGATGGGCATCGTCTTCCATGAGAACGTTCGTTTGCTCAAGCCCCTGGGCTTTATGGACTACAACAAGCTGCAACTCGAATCCCGTGCCGTCCTTTCCGACAGTGGCACCATCAACGAAGAATCTTCCATCCTCAATTTCCCGGCCTTGAACCTGCGCGAAGCTCATGAGCGGCCTGAAGGAATGGAGGAAGCGGCAGTGATGATGGTCGGCCTGGAAGTCGAGCGCGTCCTGCAGGGGTTGAATATCCTCCAAGGGCAACTGTCGGGCACCGAGCGCAGCCTGCGCCTGGTAGCGGACTACAGCATGCCCAACGTTTCCGAAAAGGTTGCCAGGATCGTGCACAGCTATACCGACTACGTGAACCGTGTCGTCTGGAAGCGGTATTGA
- a CDS encoding polysaccharide biosynthesis protein encodes MFNGKKLLITGGTGSFGNAVLKRFLDTDIAEIRIFSRDEKKQDDMRKRYSNAKLKFYIGDVRDYQSVLNATRGVDYIFHAAALKQVPSCEFHPMEAVKTNVIGTDNVLEAAIQNGVRRVVCLSTDKAVYPINAMGISKAMMEKVMVAKSRNVDESKTVICGTRYGNVMASRGSVIPLFVEQIREGKSLSITDPNMTRFMMTLSDAVDLVLYAFEHGNNGDLFVQKAPAATVETLAQALTAMLGLPDHPIQIIGTRHGEKLYEALLSREEMACAQDMGDYFRVPPDLRDLNYSKFVEQGEEKISHTEDYNSHNTERLDVEGMQKLLLKLEFMRAIQRGEHATPEE; translated from the coding sequence ATGTTCAACGGCAAAAAACTTCTTATTACCGGCGGTACTGGTTCTTTCGGTAATGCAGTGCTCAAACGGTTCCTGGATACCGACATCGCTGAGATACGCATTTTCAGCCGTGATGAGAAAAAACAGGACGACATGCGCAAGCGTTACAGTAACGCCAAGCTGAAGTTTTACATCGGTGATGTGCGTGATTACCAAAGCGTGCTGAACGCCACCCGCGGTGTTGACTATATTTTCCATGCCGCGGCCCTCAAGCAGGTTCCGTCCTGCGAATTCCATCCCATGGAAGCGGTGAAAACCAACGTTATCGGCACCGATAACGTGCTAGAGGCGGCTATCCAGAACGGTGTCCGGCGGGTGGTTTGCCTGAGTACCGACAAGGCTGTGTACCCCATCAATGCCATGGGTATTTCCAAGGCCATGATGGAAAAGGTCATGGTCGCCAAGTCGCGTAACGTCGACGAGAGCAAGACGGTTATCTGCGGTACACGCTATGGCAACGTCATGGCTTCCCGAGGTTCGGTCATTCCGCTGTTCGTCGAGCAGATTCGTGAAGGCAAGTCGCTGTCGATCACCGACCCGAACATGACCCGGTTCATGATGACCCTGTCCGACGCCGTGGACCTGGTGCTCTATGCCTTCGAACATGGCAACAACGGCGATCTCTTTGTCCAGAAAGCGCCTGCAGCTACTGTGGAAACCCTGGCGCAAGCGCTGACGGCGATGCTCGGACTGCCCGACCACCCTATCCAGATCATCGGCACGCGCCACGGCGAGAAGCTTTACGAGGCGTTGCTCAGCCGCGAGGAAATGGCCTGTGCGCAAGACATGGGCGACTATTTCCGTGTTCCGCCGGACTTGCGCGACTTGAACTACAGCAAGTTCGTCGAGCAAGGCGAGGAGAAAATTTCCCACACCGAGGATTACAACTCGCATAACACTGAGCGCCTGGACGTCGAAGGCATGCAGAAGTTGCTATTGAAGTTGGAATTCATGCGGGCCATCCAGCGTGGCGAGCATGCCACTCCAGAGGAGTGA
- the neuC gene encoding UDP-N-acetylglucosamine 2-epimerase: MASKIAVFTGTRAEYGLLYWLMRDIKDTPALNLQVIVSGMHLSPEFGETWKQIVYDGFEIDAKVEMLLSSDTAVGVVKSMGLGLLGFAEALERLSPDVLVVLGDRFEALAVVQAALVMKIPVAHIHGGEITEGAYDDAIRHAISKLSMLHFVAAEPYRQRVIQMGEDPARVFNVGAVGLDHVKRGDFLSLEALSQSLDFKIVGPFMLVTYHPVTLAEEDPEQSFCALLAALDSFPNYQLVITYPNADNGGRSIISLIEKYAAAHPGRVLAIPSLGFKRYLSALQYASVVVGNSSSGIIEVPSFGLPTVNIGSRQKGRLAAETVIPCEPDTDAIRQAISLALSEDFSSLCKHAENPYGRGDASQKIVQQLIDFNGGTSKKFYDLDLL, translated from the coding sequence GTGGCCAGTAAGATAGCGGTTTTCACCGGTACAAGGGCTGAGTATGGCCTTTTGTATTGGTTGATGAGGGATATAAAGGACACTCCCGCATTAAACCTTCAGGTTATCGTGAGTGGTATGCATCTCTCTCCTGAATTTGGCGAGACTTGGAAGCAGATCGTCTATGATGGATTTGAGATTGATGCCAAGGTCGAGATGCTATTGTCCTCCGATACGGCAGTTGGCGTTGTCAAATCCATGGGCCTGGGGCTGTTAGGATTTGCCGAAGCCTTGGAGCGCCTGTCTCCCGATGTGCTGGTGGTACTCGGAGACCGGTTCGAAGCGCTGGCGGTAGTCCAAGCCGCACTTGTAATGAAAATTCCGGTGGCCCATATCCATGGTGGAGAAATAACGGAAGGGGCCTATGACGACGCTATTCGGCACGCCATAAGCAAGCTGTCCATGCTGCATTTTGTAGCGGCTGAACCTTACAGGCAACGTGTCATCCAGATGGGTGAAGATCCCGCGCGAGTATTTAATGTTGGCGCAGTTGGCTTGGATCATGTGAAACGTGGGGATTTTTTGTCCCTCGAAGCGCTGTCTCAAAGTCTCGACTTCAAGATCGTAGGCCCGTTCATGTTGGTGACTTATCATCCGGTTACCCTTGCCGAGGAAGATCCTGAGCAGAGTTTTTGTGCGTTGCTGGCAGCGCTGGATTCATTTCCAAATTACCAGTTGGTCATCACTTATCCTAATGCAGACAATGGCGGTCGCAGCATAATATCGCTGATTGAAAAATATGCGGCGGCTCATCCTGGCAGGGTGCTTGCCATCCCATCGCTTGGGTTTAAGCGCTATTTAAGTGCACTGCAATATGCGAGTGTCGTAGTCGGTAACTCTTCAAGCGGTATTATCGAGGTGCCTTCTTTTGGCTTGCCGACGGTCAATATCGGCTCACGTCAAAAAGGCAGGCTGGCTGCTGAAACGGTTATCCCTTGCGAACCTGACACTGACGCGATTCGCCAAGCTATTTCCCTCGCATTGTCCGAGGATTTTTCCAGCCTGTGCAAGCATGCGGAGAATCCTTATGGGCGGGGCGACGCGAGTCAGAAAATCGTGCAGCAGTTAATAGACTTTAACGGCGGCACCTCAAAAAAATTCTATGACCTGGATTTACTATGA
- the neuB gene encoding N-acetylneuraminate synthase: MKSNSQGVYVIAEAGVNHNGQRDMALALVEAAAASGADAVKFQTFDAAKLASKSAPKAAYQVTNTDDAESQLAMLKKLELPKEWHQDIQRHARQLGIEFLSTAFDTESLDFLSHLGMPFFKVPSGELTNGPLLWQFARTQKPLVLSTGMATLSEVEQGLAIVSHAMVHEREPESMDEVWRSWSVAQNRRGLLGHVTLLHCTSQYPTPWAEVNLRAMDTLANAFGLEVGYSDHTEGALVSIAAVARGAKVIEKHFTLDRTLPGPDHKASLEPNELKDMIDDIRALEQAIGSACKAPQASEWDTRKAARQQVVANRPIAKGTVLSREDLTTARSGGGLPAVELWGLIGKVSPREYAMGEALEK; encoded by the coding sequence ATGAAAAGTAACTCGCAAGGTGTGTACGTAATTGCAGAAGCAGGTGTCAACCATAACGGTCAACGGGACATGGCTCTGGCGCTCGTCGAGGCCGCTGCGGCTTCTGGTGCTGATGCGGTAAAGTTCCAGACGTTCGACGCTGCCAAGCTGGCTTCCAAGAGCGCACCTAAGGCTGCCTACCAAGTCACGAATACTGATGATGCTGAGTCTCAGTTGGCGATGTTGAAGAAGCTCGAGTTGCCGAAGGAGTGGCACCAGGATATCCAACGGCATGCTCGACAACTCGGAATCGAGTTTCTTTCAACCGCGTTCGATACGGAGAGTCTGGATTTTCTAAGCCACTTGGGAATGCCATTTTTCAAGGTGCCCTCCGGCGAATTGACCAATGGTCCATTGCTTTGGCAATTTGCGCGGACACAAAAGCCCCTGGTCCTGTCGACCGGAATGGCTACGCTCAGCGAGGTCGAACAGGGTTTGGCCATTGTGAGCCATGCCATGGTGCATGAACGTGAGCCAGAGAGCATGGATGAGGTCTGGCGTTCCTGGAGTGTTGCGCAAAACAGGCGTGGATTGCTTGGACACGTAACCCTGCTCCACTGCACATCGCAATACCCCACCCCTTGGGCCGAGGTCAATTTAAGAGCGATGGATACGCTCGCGAATGCGTTTGGCCTTGAGGTTGGATATTCGGATCATACAGAAGGTGCGTTGGTCTCCATTGCCGCTGTTGCAAGGGGAGCCAAAGTCATTGAAAAGCATTTTACGCTTGATCGGACCCTGCCAGGGCCTGATCACAAGGCATCCCTTGAGCCGAATGAGCTCAAAGACATGATCGATGACATCCGGGCTTTGGAGCAGGCTATCGGCAGTGCCTGCAAAGCTCCGCAAGCTAGCGAGTGGGATACGCGCAAGGCCGCCCGACAGCAGGTCGTGGCAAATCGTCCAATAGCAAAAGGGACGGTCTTGTCACGTGAAGACCTTACCACGGCACGCAGTGGCGGCGGCTTGCCGGCTGTTGAACTGTGGGGTTTGATCGGTAAAGTCAGCCCGCGCGAATATGCCATGGGCGAGGCTTTAGAGAAGTGA
- a CDS encoding AglZ/HisF2 family acetamidino modification protein, translating to MLRPRIIPCLLIQDGGLVKTVKFKDPKYVGDPINAVKIFNEKEADELIVIDIDATVNAVEPNYAQIAKLAAECRMPLCYGGGIRTAQQAKDIIALGVEKVAISSAAFETPQLISQIAEEIGSQSVVVVLDHKTRLLSKQQEVWTHNGTRNTKRSVLEAAQEFERLGAGEIVLNSIENDGRMKGYNIELAVKLREAVRIPITILGGGGSLEDMRGVVMACGVVGVAAGSFFVFKGAYRAVLISYPSPQQKDDIIYSALRAR from the coding sequence ATGTTGAGACCCAGGATCATTCCTTGCTTGCTGATTCAAGACGGCGGGCTGGTGAAGACAGTGAAGTTCAAGGACCCCAAGTACGTCGGGGACCCGATCAATGCGGTGAAGATTTTCAACGAGAAAGAAGCCGACGAATTGATCGTGATCGACATCGACGCCACGGTGAATGCTGTCGAACCCAATTACGCTCAGATTGCCAAACTGGCTGCGGAGTGTCGCATGCCTTTGTGCTATGGCGGGGGCATTCGTACCGCACAGCAAGCCAAGGATATTATTGCGCTGGGTGTCGAGAAGGTAGCCATCAGTTCGGCAGCTTTCGAGACCCCTCAGTTGATCAGTCAGATCGCTGAAGAAATCGGCAGCCAGAGCGTTGTCGTTGTCCTGGACCATAAAACCCGCCTGTTGAGTAAACAGCAGGAGGTCTGGACGCACAACGGCACGCGAAACACCAAGCGCAGCGTCCTGGAAGCGGCTCAAGAGTTTGAAAGGCTCGGAGCCGGAGAAATCGTGCTCAATTCCATTGAAAACGACGGCAGGATGAAAGGCTACAATATCGAGTTGGCCGTCAAGCTTCGGGAGGCCGTGCGCATCCCCATTACCATCCTGGGCGGCGGCGGTTCGCTTGAGGACATGCGCGGCGTCGTGATGGCTTGTGGCGTAGTCGGTGTGGCGGCAGGCAGCTTCTTTGTGTTCAAGGGTGCATACCGGGCCGTGTTGATCAGCTACCCGAGTCCCCAGCAGAAAGACGACATTATTTATTCAGCTCTACGAGCCCGTTAA
- a CDS encoding nucleotidyltransferase family protein, whose product MKQWQLTLVSPDIAMEEAIATLDRVAMRIVLVVDDQQNLLGTVTDGDIRRALLKKLPLNGPIKDIMCLSPKTARLGWTKARILSIMEQYKLLQLPVLDDQGKVIGLETLHDLLDTPRRDNPVFLMAGGFGTRLRPLTHNCPKPLLKVGDKPILELILERFISSGFHRFYISTHYMPEMIRDYFGNGSQWDVSITYIHEEVPLGTGGALGLLPHDEIDMPLFMMNGDLLTTLNFQNLLEFHETHNGAATMCVREFEYRVPYGVIQSEGHRIVSMVEKPVQHFFINAGIYLLSPELVKSVPAGERIDMPTLLEREIELNRNVNMFPVHEYWLDIGRMEDFQRAQSEFLTL is encoded by the coding sequence ATGAAACAGTGGCAGTTAACGCTTGTTAGTCCAGACATCGCTATGGAAGAAGCTATCGCTACGCTAGATCGCGTGGCGATGCGTATTGTATTGGTGGTAGATGACCAACAGAATCTCTTAGGTACCGTGACCGACGGAGATATCAGGCGGGCACTACTGAAAAAGCTGCCGCTTAATGGCCCAATCAAGGACATCATGTGCTTGTCGCCGAAAACGGCCCGGCTGGGTTGGACAAAGGCGCGTATCCTTTCCATAATGGAACAGTACAAGCTTCTGCAACTTCCGGTATTGGACGATCAGGGCAAAGTGATTGGCCTTGAAACCTTGCACGATCTGCTCGATACGCCACGTCGTGACAATCCTGTATTTCTGATGGCCGGCGGTTTCGGAACACGGTTGAGGCCACTGACCCATAATTGCCCAAAACCCTTGCTCAAGGTTGGGGATAAGCCGATTTTAGAACTGATTTTGGAGCGTTTCATAAGTTCTGGCTTTCATCGGTTCTACATCTCTACTCATTACATGCCAGAGATGATCCGAGATTACTTTGGCAATGGAAGCCAATGGGACGTTAGCATTACCTATATTCATGAAGAAGTACCTCTTGGGACAGGGGGGGCACTCGGCTTGCTTCCTCATGATGAGATAGATATGCCGTTGTTCATGATGAACGGTGATCTGTTGACCACGTTGAATTTTCAGAATCTCCTAGAGTTTCATGAAACGCACAACGGCGCCGCCACAATGTGCGTAAGGGAGTTCGAGTATCGGGTCCCCTATGGCGTTATTCAAAGCGAAGGTCACAGGATAGTCTCGATGGTCGAGAAGCCGGTTCAGCACTTCTTCATCAACGCCGGTATTTATTTGTTATCACCCGAACTGGTGAAGAGCGTTCCGGCGGGTGAGCGCATAGATATGCCTACGCTACTGGAGAGAGAAATCGAGCTGAATCGAAATGTAAATATGTTTCCTGTGCATGAATATTGGCTTGACATAGGTCGCATGGAAGATTTCCAACGGGCGCAAAGCGAGTTTCTAACTTTGTAA
- a CDS encoding acylneuraminate cytidylyltransferase family protein, translating to MKTYAFIFARGGSKGLPGKNIRDLAGQPLLAYSIKVAKQVDRIEKVFVSTDCSQIAAVAKQYGAEVIERPEHLAADTSAEWKSWQHAIETLEQRGDRFDIFLSLPATSPLRNASDVRKCLDSIEDADVVVTVTPAATNPYFAMLIRDDAGFSKLVCGDGTITRRQDAPAAYDMTGVAYVTRPSYIKASTGLFGGRLKSVVIPRMRAVDVDDIYDFKMAEMFVHDENLNKELDA from the coding sequence ATGAAAACGTATGCTTTTATATTTGCCAGAGGCGGTTCCAAAGGCCTGCCTGGTAAGAATATCAGGGACCTGGCGGGTCAACCTTTACTGGCCTATTCAATAAAAGTGGCCAAGCAGGTGGACCGCATAGAAAAAGTATTTGTTTCAACAGATTGTTCCCAGATAGCGGCCGTTGCGAAGCAATACGGCGCAGAAGTGATTGAGCGGCCAGAGCACTTGGCGGCGGACACATCAGCAGAGTGGAAATCCTGGCAGCATGCGATCGAAACGTTGGAACAGCGCGGTGATCGATTTGATATTTTCTTGAGCCTTCCCGCTACCAGTCCATTGCGAAATGCCAGTGACGTGCGCAAATGTCTGGATTCAATTGAGGACGCCGATGTTGTCGTGACGGTGACTCCGGCGGCAACAAACCCATATTTTGCAATGTTGATTCGGGATGACGCTGGGTTCAGTAAGCTTGTGTGCGGAGACGGCACCATTACGCGCCGTCAGGATGCTCCGGCTGCCTATGATATGACAGGGGTTGCTTATGTGACGCGGCCGTCCTACATCAAGGCATCAACAGGGTTGTTTGGTGGACGATTGAAGTCCGTTGTGATTCCACGCATGCGTGCTGTTGATGTGGATGATATCTACGATTTTAAAATGGCTGAGATGTTTGTCCATGATGAAAATCTGAACAAGGAATTGGACGCTTAA
- a CDS encoding LegC family aminotransferase: MFDSLIKFVRDEYATNDFIPLHAPVFKGHERDYVVETIESTFVSSVGAFVDRFEKDLASYTASPRATATMNGTAALHTALILAEVKQGDLVLTQALTFVATCNAIAYCGAMPVFIDVDLNTLGFSPSAMSAWLQEHAHLDDQGLCRHKATHQVIRACLPMHTFGHPVDIDHLVKVCQLWNITLVEDAAESLGSLYKGQHTGTFGALGVLSFNGNKIITTGGGGAILSNETLGAKAKHLTTTAKQPHPYEYVHDELGFNYRLPNLNAALGCAQLEQLDLFVSAKRELASRYASLLANSELTFFTEPPECRSNYWLNAVICESVERRDALLKATNDKGVMTRPIWKLMCHLPLYQNCMKGDLTNSLWLESRVVNLPSSVLPEFQRGQ; this comes from the coding sequence ATGTTCGATTCATTGATTAAATTCGTGCGTGACGAATACGCCACCAATGATTTTATTCCGCTGCATGCACCGGTCTTTAAAGGTCATGAGCGTGATTATGTAGTGGAAACAATTGAATCTACCTTTGTGTCGAGCGTGGGTGCCTTTGTTGATCGATTCGAAAAAGACCTTGCCTCCTATACGGCGAGCCCCCGGGCGACCGCCACGATGAACGGCACGGCAGCTCTTCACACGGCGCTTATTTTGGCCGAGGTAAAGCAAGGCGACCTGGTCTTGACCCAGGCGTTGACCTTCGTCGCTACTTGCAATGCAATCGCTTACTGCGGTGCCATGCCGGTTTTCATTGACGTTGATTTGAATACCCTGGGGTTTTCCCCGTCGGCCATGAGTGCGTGGCTTCAAGAACACGCCCATCTGGATGACCAGGGACTTTGTCGCCACAAAGCGACTCATCAGGTCATCCGGGCCTGCCTGCCGATGCACACGTTTGGACATCCCGTGGACATCGATCACTTGGTCAAAGTGTGTCAGCTCTGGAACATTACCTTGGTGGAGGATGCGGCGGAATCGCTCGGGAGTTTATATAAAGGGCAGCACACTGGAACGTTCGGGGCCTTGGGGGTACTCAGCTTCAATGGTAATAAAATCATTACCACAGGAGGCGGGGGGGCTATTCTGTCAAATGAGACGCTTGGCGCCAAAGCCAAACACCTGACGACCACCGCGAAACAGCCTCACCCCTATGAATACGTTCATGACGAACTGGGTTTTAATTATAGATTGCCCAACCTGAATGCCGCCTTAGGTTGCGCGCAACTGGAACAGCTCGACCTATTTGTTTCTGCCAAGCGAGAGTTGGCGTCTCGCTACGCCTCGTTGCTGGCTAACAGTGAGTTGACGTTTTTTACCGAGCCGCCTGAATGCCGTTCAAATTACTGGCTGAATGCCGTTATCTGTGAATCTGTAGAGCGCCGTGATGCTCTTCTTAAAGCGACTAACGATAAAGGTGTGATGACTCGCCCGATTTGGAAACTGATGTGCCATCTGCCGCTTTACCAAAACTGCATGAAGGGGGATTTGACCAACTCGCTGTGGCTGGAGTCGCGAGTGGTGAATTTGCCGAGTAGCGTGCTACCGGAGTTTCAGCGTGGCCAGTAA
- a CDS encoding acetyltransferase — protein MNVASTVKSVVMIGAGGHAKVLLSLATSAGFNVIGVCAPEFKSREVKTWRGVDILGDDSFIEQLDPGEVGLINGIGQVIHNSIRKTIFRRYRDRGFYFPVLIHPSASIDSTASLGQGVQVMAGAVIQADCDIGENTIINTRASIDHDCHVHANVHVAPGAVVCGDSTLCEGVFVGAGATIIQSLTVGENSVVGAGSVLVSSLPADRISLGTKPHITQRLKN, from the coding sequence GTGAACGTCGCATCGACTGTAAAATCAGTAGTGATGATCGGTGCGGGAGGGCATGCCAAGGTTCTTTTGTCGCTAGCGACGTCCGCTGGTTTTAATGTCATTGGTGTATGCGCTCCTGAATTCAAATCAAGAGAAGTAAAGACGTGGCGAGGCGTCGACATACTGGGTGACGATAGTTTCATTGAGCAGTTAGATCCCGGGGAGGTAGGTCTCATAAACGGGATTGGCCAAGTCATCCACAACAGTATTCGAAAAACGATTTTCAGGCGCTACCGAGACAGGGGATTTTATTTTCCCGTGCTGATTCACCCCAGTGCTTCAATCGATTCCACTGCGAGCCTTGGCCAAGGCGTACAGGTCATGGCGGGTGCTGTCATACAGGCTGACTGTGACATCGGTGAGAATACAATCATCAATACCCGTGCAAGTATTGATCACGACTGTCATGTCCACGCCAACGTGCACGTTGCACCCGGTGCGGTGGTTTGCGGGGATTCGACCCTTTGTGAAGGTGTTTTCGTTGGTGCCGGTGCTACCATCATCCAGTCGTTGACCGTGGGAGAGAATTCCGTGGTTGGAGCCGGTTCGGTACTGGTGAGTTCGTTACCAGCTGATCGTATATCGTTAGGTACCAAACCTCATATTACCCAACGACTAAAGAATTAA
- the hisH gene encoding imidazole glycerol phosphate synthase subunit HisH: MITIIDYGLGNIQAFVNVYRRLHIPVAVAQTAAQLDGATKLILPGVGAFDHAVQRLDASGMRPTLEELVLGHKVPVLGVCVGMQILANRSDEGSMPGLGWVPGCVRSFKSVPSLTELPLPHMGWNDVSPAENSALFKGFENDARFYFLHSFFFECEEGRHSDATSSYGLAFSCAVHAENVYGVQFHPEKSHHFGVGLLKNFAEL; encoded by the coding sequence ATGATTACCATCATTGATTATGGCCTGGGGAATATCCAGGCTTTCGTGAACGTTTATCGACGTTTGCACATCCCGGTTGCAGTCGCTCAAACGGCTGCGCAATTGGACGGTGCGACCAAGTTGATCCTTCCTGGGGTCGGTGCGTTCGACCATGCCGTTCAGCGGCTTGATGCCTCGGGCATGCGTCCCACCCTGGAAGAATTGGTTCTGGGGCACAAGGTCCCGGTGCTGGGTGTGTGCGTGGGCATGCAAATACTGGCAAATCGCAGCGACGAAGGCTCTATGCCTGGGCTTGGCTGGGTACCCGGTTGCGTTCGGTCTTTCAAATCTGTTCCAAGCCTGACTGAGTTACCCTTGCCACACATGGGCTGGAACGATGTCAGTCCGGCTGAGAATTCCGCGTTGTTCAAGGGCTTTGAGAACGATGCGCGCTTTTACTTCCTGCATTCGTTTTTCTTTGAATGCGAAGAGGGCCGGCACAGCGATGCAACATCCTCCTACGGCTTGGCGTTCAGCTGTGCCGTGCACGCTGAGAATGTGTATGGCGTCCAGTTTCACCCTGAAAAAAGCCACCATTTCGGCGTCGGATTGCTGAAAAACTTCGCGGAACTATGA